One Chlorobaculum limnaeum genomic window carries:
- the cmk gene encoding (d)CMP kinase: MESPIVKKPIIVAIDGPAASGKSTTAKILAGRLGYTYIDTGAMFRSVTLRVIREGLLEALREDESRIAGVLQSITIGFRGDRVILDGEDVSEAIRENQVSREVSFISSLKPVRDKLKELQQEMGRKRGIVMDGRDIGTVIFPDAELKIFLVADPAERAKRRHAELSLKAGGAAVPSLEELEAEIVKRDKDDEERTHAPLRRHPDAVVVDTSKLTIDEQVGFVHDLVMKLVGQ; encoded by the coding sequence TTGGAGAGTCCTATCGTAAAGAAACCGATCATCGTCGCCATAGACGGTCCGGCAGCATCCGGCAAGAGCACCACGGCGAAAATTCTCGCTGGCAGGCTGGGTTACACCTACATCGATACCGGAGCCATGTTCCGTTCCGTTACTCTCAGGGTGATCCGAGAGGGTTTGCTCGAAGCCCTTCGCGAGGATGAATCCCGTATTGCCGGAGTGCTCCAGTCGATCACCATCGGCTTTCGGGGCGACCGGGTGATTCTCGACGGCGAGGATGTGTCCGAAGCGATCCGGGAGAACCAGGTCAGCCGCGAGGTCAGCTTCATCAGTTCGCTCAAGCCGGTCAGGGACAAGCTCAAAGAGCTTCAGCAGGAGATGGGCCGCAAGCGCGGTATCGTCATGGATGGCCGCGACATCGGCACGGTGATTTTCCCCGATGCCGAGCTGAAAATCTTTCTCGTCGCCGATCCGGCGGAACGCGCCAAACGGCGTCACGCCGAGCTATCGCTCAAGGCTGGCGGCGCGGCGGTTCCTTCGCTCGAAGAGCTCGAAGCTGAGATCGTCAAGCGCGACAAGGACGACGAAGAGCGCACCCATGCGCCGCTGAGGCGGCATCCCGATGCGGTCGTCGTCGATACTTCGAAACTGACCATCGACGAGCAGGTCGGGTTCGTCCATGATCTGGTCATGAAATTAGTCGGGCAATGA
- the rodA gene encoding rod shape-determining protein RodA, giving the protein MEKYNKFDLLWLLAPTAGLILMGLLAVYSATNGSSESVSLFYKQLSWAVAGIMAASIMYYMDYRFVKDNAYFIYAAGLLLLVVVLVFGKKIAGQTSWVRIGMFSFQPSELTKMFTIIAMARFLSDDQTDIGNMMDLGKVLAMALVPAGLIMLQPDMGTTLTCLSFIVPMIVLAGFDLYYIMLAVVPLALMLAGFFNFTILVTLAVISLIMFVLLRKKFFFHQLMITGGGFLCGLLTWKFTSVILKPHQIKRIQIFLDPTADPQGAGYNALQAKIAIASGGIFGKGFLQGTQTQLRYIPAQWTDFIFCVVAEELGFLGSTLLLLLFLALALRLIWMVGAIKNRFVELMLAGYASLLLTHVVINIGMTIGVMPVIGVPLPFISYGGSSLVANMMMVGLAMNFSKNRRHIGY; this is encoded by the coding sequence ATGGAAAAGTACAATAAATTCGATCTTTTATGGCTTCTGGCGCCGACGGCAGGTCTGATCCTCATGGGGCTTCTTGCCGTTTACAGCGCCACGAATGGTTCTTCCGAGTCGGTTTCACTTTTTTACAAGCAGCTCTCCTGGGCTGTGGCCGGCATAATGGCCGCATCGATCATGTACTATATGGATTATCGTTTTGTAAAAGACAATGCCTACTTCATATATGCCGCTGGTCTTCTTCTGCTTGTCGTTGTGCTGGTTTTCGGCAAGAAAATCGCTGGACAGACCAGTTGGGTTCGTATCGGTATGTTCAGTTTTCAGCCCTCTGAACTTACCAAGATGTTTACCATCATCGCGATGGCGAGGTTTTTGTCTGACGACCAGACCGACATCGGCAATATGATGGATCTGGGAAAAGTGCTTGCCATGGCGCTGGTTCCTGCCGGTCTGATCATGCTTCAGCCGGATATGGGCACGACTCTGACTTGCCTGTCATTCATTGTTCCCATGATCGTTCTTGCCGGTTTCGACCTGTACTATATCATGCTTGCGGTTGTTCCGCTTGCATTGATGCTTGCCGGTTTTTTCAATTTTACCATTCTCGTGACTCTCGCCGTTATTTCCCTGATCATGTTTGTTCTGCTCAGGAAAAAGTTTTTTTTCCACCAGTTGATGATTACGGGCGGCGGCTTTTTATGCGGCTTGCTGACCTGGAAGTTTACCTCAGTCATTCTCAAGCCACACCAGATCAAGAGAATTCAGATATTTCTTGACCCTACAGCCGATCCGCAGGGGGCCGGTTACAATGCGCTTCAGGCCAAAATCGCCATTGCCTCCGGCGGTATTTTCGGTAAAGGGTTTCTTCAGGGTACCCAGACGCAGCTTCGCTATATTCCCGCGCAGTGGACCGATTTCATTTTCTGCGTAGTTGCCGAGGAACTCGGGTTTTTGGGCTCGACACTACTGCTGCTGTTATTTCTGGCCCTTGCGCTTCGTTTGATCTGGATGGTTGGAGCCATCAAGAACCGCTTCGTTGAACTGATGCTTGCCGGATACGCCTCGTTGCTCCTGACTCATGTGGTTATCAATATCGGTATGACTATCGGTGTCATGCCAGTGATTGGCGTGCCGCTTCCATTTATTTCATATGGAGGGTCGTCTCTGGTAGCCAATATGATGATGGTTGGTCTTGCGATGAATTTTTCGAAAAACCGCCGACATATCGGTTATTGA
- the ychF gene encoding redox-regulated ATPase YchF yields the protein MSLRCGIVGLPNVGKSTLFNAITAKQAEAANYPFCTIEPNVGTVLVPDPRLGELARVVKTPVIVPAVLEIVDIAGLVRGASKGEGLGNQFLSHIREVDAIIHVVRCFEDPNIIHVEGKIDPTDDITTIETELMLADLDSMEKRIDKLRKGARKEKEQQALVDLAEKIVAGLGEGVPVRRILENDEEREMAKQFFLITAKPVLIAANVAENDLPDGNEHTATVAKIAAESGSKMLVISAKAEADIAELPEEERPDFLESLGLEMSGLDRLIMAAYDLLGLHNYFTAGVKEVHAWTIRKGAAAPEAAAAIHSDFEKGFIRAEVMAYEDLITLGSEQKVKEAGKMRSEGKEYIVKDGDVITFRFNV from the coding sequence ATGTCACTCCGCTGCGGCATTGTCGGTCTGCCCAATGTCGGCAAATCGACGCTGTTCAATGCCATCACGGCCAAGCAGGCCGAAGCCGCCAACTACCCGTTCTGCACCATCGAACCCAACGTCGGCACCGTGCTGGTGCCCGATCCGCGCCTCGGTGAACTCGCCCGCGTCGTCAAGACTCCGGTGATCGTGCCCGCCGTGCTCGAAATCGTCGATATTGCCGGTCTGGTCAGAGGCGCCAGCAAGGGCGAGGGACTCGGCAACCAGTTCCTTTCGCACATCCGCGAGGTTGACGCGATCATCCACGTGGTGCGCTGCTTCGAAGACCCGAACATCATTCATGTGGAAGGCAAGATCGATCCTACAGACGACATCACGACCATCGAGACCGAGCTGATGCTGGCTGATCTGGACAGCATGGAGAAGCGCATTGACAAGCTGCGCAAGGGCGCTCGCAAGGAGAAGGAGCAGCAGGCGCTGGTCGATCTGGCCGAAAAAATCGTGGCAGGACTTGGCGAGGGTGTGCCGGTGCGCCGCATTCTCGAAAACGACGAAGAGCGAGAGATGGCGAAACAGTTCTTCCTCATCACGGCCAAACCGGTGCTTATCGCGGCCAACGTCGCCGAAAACGACCTGCCGGATGGTAACGAGCACACCGCCACGGTGGCGAAGATCGCTGCGGAGAGCGGATCGAAAATGCTCGTCATCAGCGCCAAAGCCGAAGCGGACATCGCCGAGCTGCCCGAAGAGGAGCGCCCGGACTTCCTCGAAAGCCTCGGGCTCGAAATGTCGGGCCTCGACCGCCTGATCATGGCCGCCTACGACCTGCTCGGCCTGCACAACTACTTCACGGCGGGCGTCAAGGAGGTTCACGCATGGACGATCCGCAAGGGCGCTGCCGCCCCGGAAGCCGCCGCAGCCATTCACTCCGACTTCGAGAAGGGGTTCATCCGCGCCGAAGTGATGGCCTACGAAGACCTGATCACCCTCGGCTCGGAGCAGAAGGTCAAGGAGGCCGGCAAAATGCGCTCCGAAGGCAAAGAGTACATCGTCAAGGACGGCGACGTGATTACCTTCAGGTTCAATGTTTGA
- a CDS encoding 4-hydroxy-3-methylbut-2-enyl diphosphate reductase, protein MKINLDRTSSGFCIGVQGTIHVAEEKLAQSGELYCLGDVVHNEVEVKRLEALGMETIDIPAFEELRNAEVLIRAHGEPPSTYDTARKNNLAITDTTCPVVAKLQKTARMLHQLGYQVVIYGKKVHPEVIGINGQCDDEGVVIKHPDLSDPVEIEPLDLSRKTALISQTTMDVPGFYELKKNLEKLFAEHGHRNPGTQSGEWMAVRDIDITAEKTGARAMPELVFKDTICRQVSSRNGKLRDFALSNDCIVFAAGRKSSNGQVLYSICRDANPKSYFIEDVEDILPEWFVGDDGKPVQSVGICGATSTPMWLLEKVAQYIERTFAHDSGAPDA, encoded by the coding sequence GTGAAAATCAATCTTGACAGAACATCGTCCGGCTTCTGCATCGGCGTGCAGGGCACGATTCACGTTGCCGAAGAGAAGCTTGCCCAGTCCGGCGAGCTATACTGCCTCGGCGATGTGGTGCACAACGAGGTGGAGGTCAAGCGGCTCGAAGCGCTCGGCATGGAGACCATCGACATCCCGGCGTTCGAGGAGCTGCGGAACGCCGAGGTGCTGATCCGCGCCCACGGCGAACCGCCATCGACCTACGATACCGCGCGGAAGAACAACCTCGCGATCACCGACACCACCTGCCCGGTGGTGGCCAAATTGCAGAAGACCGCCAGAATGCTGCACCAGCTCGGCTACCAGGTGGTGATCTACGGCAAGAAAGTCCACCCCGAAGTGATCGGCATCAACGGCCAGTGCGACGACGAAGGGGTCGTCATCAAGCATCCCGACCTGTCCGATCCGGTGGAAATCGAGCCGCTCGACCTCAGCCGCAAAACCGCCCTGATCTCCCAGACCACGATGGACGTACCCGGCTTTTACGAGCTGAAGAAGAACCTCGAAAAGCTCTTCGCCGAACACGGCCACCGCAACCCCGGCACCCAGAGCGGCGAGTGGATGGCTGTGCGCGACATCGACATCACCGCCGAAAAAACCGGCGCGCGCGCCATGCCGGAGCTGGTTTTCAAGGACACTATCTGCCGACAGGTATCGAGCCGCAACGGCAAACTGCGCGACTTCGCGCTCTCGAACGACTGCATCGTCTTCGCGGCGGGACGCAAAAGCTCGAACGGCCAGGTGCTCTACTCGATCTGCCGCGACGCCAATCCGAAGAGCTACTTCATCGAGGATGTCGAGGATATTCTGCCGGAGTGGTTCGTCGGCGACGACGGCAAACCGGTGCAGAGCGTCGGCATCTGCGGCGCGACCTCGACGCCCATGTGGCTGCTCGAAAAGGTAGCCCAGTACATCGAACGGACATTCGCCCATGACTCCGGCGCCCCGGACGCATGA
- the rpsA gene encoding 30S ribosomal protein S1, producing MSETKTLEKPQPKVPGRKKIKIFAHYEAAELEQMESLYTSTLSEITEEEIVKGRIVSISNKDVTIDVGFKSEGIVSLLEFRDDDEIKVGDEVEVYLENIEDKMGQLILSKRKADVLRIWDKIYDSIENDTIINGKIINRVKGGMTVSLSGVEAFLPGSQIDVKPVRDFDALVGRTMDFRVVKINPVTQNIVVSHKVILEEEYAAKREEMLANIKVGMVLEGTVKNITDFGIFVDLGGLDGLVHITDITWGRINHPSEVVELDQPIKVVVVGFDENTKRVSLGMKQLEPHPWENIEIKYPVGIKAQGRVVSITDYGAFVEIEKGIEGLVHISEMSWTQHIKHPSQFVSLDQEVECVILNIDKEHTKLSLSMKRVSEDPWIALSEKYVEGSLHRGTVSNITDFGVFVELEPGVDGLVHISDLSWTKKIRHPSELVKKGQELEVKVLKFDVNARRIALGHKQINSDPWGEFEQKYAVGAECTGAISQIIEKGVIVILPGEVDGFVPVSHLLQGGVKDIHSSFKIGDELPLRVIEFDKENKRIILSALEYFKDKSKEEIEAYLQAHPNEKKEIEAASAELEPQPKGR from the coding sequence ATGTCAGAAACAAAAACGCTGGAAAAGCCGCAGCCGAAGGTGCCGGGCAGAAAGAAAATCAAGATTTTCGCTCACTACGAAGCCGCCGAGCTGGAGCAGATGGAGTCGCTCTACACGAGCACCCTCTCCGAGATCACCGAAGAGGAGATCGTGAAGGGACGCATCGTGTCGATCTCCAACAAGGATGTCACCATCGACGTCGGTTTCAAGTCGGAAGGTATCGTTTCGCTTCTCGAGTTCAGGGATGACGACGAGATCAAGGTCGGCGACGAGGTCGAGGTCTATCTCGAAAACATCGAAGACAAGATGGGTCAGCTCATCCTCTCCAAGAGGAAAGCCGACGTGCTCAGAATCTGGGACAAGATCTACGATTCAATCGAGAACGACACTATCATCAATGGCAAGATCATCAACCGCGTCAAGGGCGGCATGACCGTCTCCCTGTCCGGTGTCGAAGCCTTCTTGCCCGGTTCGCAGATCGACGTCAAGCCGGTTCGCGACTTCGACGCGCTCGTGGGCAGGACCATGGACTTCAGGGTCGTCAAGATCAACCCGGTCACCCAGAACATCGTCGTCAGCCACAAGGTCATCCTCGAAGAGGAGTATGCGGCCAAGCGTGAGGAGATGCTCGCCAACATCAAGGTCGGCATGGTCCTCGAAGGCACCGTCAAGAACATCACCGATTTCGGTATCTTCGTCGATCTCGGCGGTCTGGACGGTCTCGTTCACATTACCGATATCACCTGGGGCAGGATCAACCATCCGTCCGAGGTTGTCGAGCTCGATCAGCCGATCAAGGTCGTGGTCGTCGGCTTCGACGAGAACACCAAGCGTGTCTCTCTCGGCATGAAGCAGCTCGAACCCCATCCGTGGGAAAACATCGAAATCAAATATCCTGTCGGCATCAAGGCTCAGGGCCGCGTGGTTTCCATTACTGATTACGGCGCTTTCGTCGAGATCGAGAAGGGCATCGAGGGTCTGGTGCACATCTCCGAGATGAGCTGGACGCAGCACATCAAGCACCCGAGCCAGTTCGTTTCGCTGGATCAGGAGGTCGAGTGCGTCATCCTGAACATCGACAAGGAGCACACCAAGCTGTCGCTGTCGATGAAGCGCGTTTCGGAAGATCCGTGGATCGCCCTCTCCGAGAAATACGTCGAGGGTTCGCTGCACAGGGGCACGGTCAGCAACATTACCGACTTCGGCGTCTTCGTGGAGCTGGAGCCTGGCGTTGACGGTCTGGTGCACATCTCCGACCTGTCGTGGACCAAGAAGATCCGTCACCCCAGCGAGCTGGTCAAGAAGGGCCAGGAACTCGAAGTCAAGGTGCTGAAATTCGACGTCAACGCACGCCGCATCGCTCTCGGCCACAAGCAGATCAACAGCGATCCGTGGGGCGAGTTCGAGCAGAAGTACGCTGTCGGCGCTGAATGCACCGGCGCGATTTCGCAGATCATCGAGAAGGGCGTCATCGTCATTCTCCCCGGCGAAGTCGATGGATTTGTGCCGGTGTCGCACCTGTTGCAGGGCGGCGTGAAGGATATTCACTCCTCCTTCAAGATCGGCGACGAGCTGCCGCTCCGCGTCATTGAGTTCGACAAGGAGAACAAGCGCATCATCCTCTCGGCGCTCGAGTACTTCAAGGACAAGAGCAAAGAGGAGATCGAAGCCTATCTCCAGGCGCATCCGAACGAGAAAAAAGAGATCGAGGCCGCCAGCGCCGAGCTGGAGCCGCAGCCGAAAGGCCGCTGA
- a CDS encoding FAD-dependent oxidoreductase, producing MNLVNLTIDGRGVSAAPGQTILEAARQHGIRIPTLCFHKEIEATGSCWICIVELKGKNRFIPSCSTKVSEGMVVETRNAELDAMRRQSLERLLAQHCGDCLAPCELACPAGCDIPGFVAAIAKGSDCEALEIIRRTIPLPGILGRVCPAPCEEACRRHGVDEPVSICALKRFAADQEMADGSELPERKAASGKRVAIVGAGPAGLTAAWFLLLGGHEVTIIDANEKAGGMMRYGIPKFRLPEAVIDADVEPLVKMGATFRFSTLFGKDADLAGLRKEHDAVLLTIGASQPSKLGIPGEELDGVQSGIGFLADVAVGHAAAPGKSVIVIGGGNTAIDAARTALRLGADSVTIMYRRGRDEMPANRLEIGEAVAEGVELFLLAAPVAIEKGSDGLAVTAVKMQLGEPDASGRRRPVPVAGSEFTLQADTVIAATGQFVDLPAEAAGGVGVERNGTIKVSGGSMQTGAPGVFAAGDCVSGPDLAIEAVRQGRLAAEAIDRFLNGGDPAATGAACFNSSYGDRDKAPRQFYDRAKPAARVAVPELEAESRRRSFEEAVTGYDAEQARAEARRCLSCRCQAVESCRLRDLATAFGVTAPAIAETHDYFSIDASGAIRFEREKCVDCGVCIRTMESVTTDAATIREELIDHCPTGAISGR from the coding sequence ATGAACCTCGTCAACCTCACCATCGATGGCCGCGGCGTGTCGGCGGCTCCTGGACAGACCATCCTCGAAGCGGCCCGCCAGCACGGCATCCGCATCCCGACGCTCTGCTTCCACAAAGAGATCGAAGCGACCGGCTCGTGCTGGATCTGCATCGTGGAACTCAAGGGCAAGAACCGCTTCATCCCCTCGTGCAGTACGAAGGTGAGCGAAGGGATGGTGGTCGAAACGCGCAACGCCGAGCTCGACGCCATGCGCCGCCAGAGCCTCGAACGGCTGCTGGCGCAGCACTGCGGCGACTGCCTCGCGCCGTGCGAACTGGCCTGCCCGGCGGGTTGCGACATTCCCGGATTCGTCGCGGCCATCGCCAAGGGCAGCGACTGCGAAGCGCTCGAAATCATCCGCCGCACGATTCCGCTGCCGGGCATCCTCGGGCGCGTCTGCCCCGCGCCGTGCGAGGAGGCGTGCCGCCGCCACGGCGTTGACGAGCCAGTCTCGATCTGCGCCCTCAAGCGCTTCGCCGCCGACCAGGAGATGGCCGATGGATCGGAACTGCCGGAGCGCAAAGCGGCTTCGGGCAAGCGCGTGGCCATCGTCGGCGCTGGCCCGGCGGGCCTCACGGCGGCGTGGTTCCTCCTGCTCGGCGGCCACGAGGTGACGATCATCGACGCGAACGAAAAGGCAGGCGGCATGATGCGCTACGGCATTCCGAAGTTCCGCCTGCCCGAAGCGGTGATCGACGCCGATGTCGAGCCGCTCGTGAAGATGGGCGCGACCTTCCGCTTCTCGACCCTGTTCGGCAAGGACGCGGACTTGGCAGGATTGCGGAAGGAGCACGACGCCGTGCTGCTCACCATCGGCGCGAGCCAGCCCTCGAAGCTCGGCATTCCGGGCGAGGAGCTTGACGGCGTACAGAGCGGCATCGGCTTCCTGGCCGACGTGGCCGTCGGACACGCCGCCGCGCCCGGCAAATCGGTGATCGTCATCGGCGGCGGTAATACGGCCATCGACGCGGCGCGAACCGCCCTGCGGCTCGGCGCGGATTCGGTGACGATCATGTATCGCCGTGGACGCGACGAGATGCCCGCCAACCGGCTCGAAATCGGGGAAGCGGTCGCCGAAGGCGTCGAACTGTTCCTTCTCGCGGCTCCGGTTGCGATTGAAAAAGGGAGCGATGGCCTCGCCGTCACCGCCGTGAAGATGCAGCTCGGCGAGCCGGACGCGAGCGGACGCCGCCGTCCGGTGCCGGTCGCCGGTTCGGAGTTCACGCTTCAGGCGGATACGGTCATCGCCGCCACCGGCCAGTTCGTTGACCTCCCGGCGGAAGCCGCCGGAGGCGTCGGCGTCGAGCGCAACGGAACGATCAAGGTCAGTGGCGGCTCGATGCAGACCGGCGCTCCAGGCGTCTTCGCGGCGGGCGACTGCGTCAGCGGCCCCGACCTGGCCATCGAGGCTGTCCGGCAGGGACGCCTCGCCGCCGAGGCCATCGACCGCTTCCTGAACGGTGGCGATCCGGCGGCAACGGGAGCGGCGTGCTTCAACTCGTCGTACGGAGATCGTGACAAGGCCCCGCGCCAGTTCTACGACCGGGCCAAACCGGCAGCGCGCGTGGCCGTGCCGGAGCTGGAGGCGGAGTCGAGACGCCGGAGCTTCGAGGAGGCGGTCACGGGCTACGATGCCGAACAGGCGCGAGCGGAGGCGCGGCGCTGCCTGAGCTGCCGCTGCCAGGCGGTCGAGTCGTGCCGGCTGCGCGACCTCGCGACGGCGTTCGGCGTGACGGCGCCGGCAATCGCAGAAACCCACGACTACTTCAGCATCGACGCCTCGGGCGCGATCCGGTTTGAAAGGGAAAAGTGCGTCGATTGCGGCGTCTGCATCCGCACGATGGAGTCGGTCACGACAGACGCGGCGACGATCCGCGAGGAGCTGATCGACCACTGCCCGACCGGAGCGATCAGCGGACGGTGA
- the murI gene encoding glutamate racemase yields MPQHKISPDSPIGIFDSGIGGLTVVKAVQAALPAERLIYFGDTARVPYGTKSQVTIRKYAREDTELLMKHQPKLIIVACNTVSALALDVVEQTAGGVPVIGVLRAGAELAAGRTRSGRIGVIGTQATIGSHAYTCAIQEENDALEVFPKACPLFVPLAEEGFIDHPATRLVAEEYLAAFAGKAIDTLVLGCTHYPILRKVIESIAGPQITIIDSAEAVASKAGELLAARNILNRGDEQALPHLMVSDLPQKFRELYRLFMGTELPDVELVGV; encoded by the coding sequence ATGCCGCAGCACAAGATTTCACCTGACAGCCCTATCGGCATCTTCGACTCGGGCATCGGCGGGCTGACCGTCGTCAAGGCGGTGCAAGCCGCGCTGCCTGCGGAGCGGCTGATCTACTTCGGCGACACGGCGCGTGTGCCCTATGGCACGAAGTCGCAGGTCACGATCCGCAAGTACGCCCGCGAGGACACCGAGCTTCTGATGAAGCATCAGCCGAAGCTGATCATCGTGGCCTGCAACACCGTTTCAGCGCTCGCGCTCGACGTGGTCGAGCAGACGGCTGGCGGCGTTCCGGTCATCGGCGTGCTCAGGGCGGGCGCGGAGCTGGCCGCCGGCAGGACGAGGTCGGGCCGAATCGGCGTCATCGGCACCCAGGCCACCATCGGCTCGCACGCCTACACCTGCGCGATCCAGGAGGAGAACGACGCGCTCGAAGTCTTCCCGAAAGCCTGTCCGCTCTTCGTGCCGCTCGCAGAGGAGGGGTTCATCGACCACCCCGCCACCCGCCTCGTCGCCGAAGAGTACCTCGCGGCCTTCGCGGGCAAGGCGATCGACACGCTCGTGCTCGGCTGTACCCACTACCCGATTCTCCGCAAGGTCATCGAAAGCATCGCCGGGCCACAGATCACCATCATCGACTCCGCCGAAGCGGTCGCCAGCAAGGCCGGAGAGCTGCTCGCGGCCCGCAACATCCTGAATCGGGGCGACGAACAAGCGCTTCCGCACCTCATGGTGAGCGACCTTCCGCAGAAATTCCGCGAGCTCTACCGCCTCTTCATGGGCACCGAACTCCCCGACGTGGAGCTGGTGGGGGTGTAG
- the era gene encoding GTPase Era has protein sequence MEPSSFSCGHVAFVGAPNAGKSTLLNRLLDHKLSIVTPKPQTTRKKITGIYHDSGSQIVILDTPGIMEPKQSLHESMLEITRRSLRECDLIVGLIPMQKGEEPFDRAFATELLDLWIRPSGKPFIIALNKADLVPESTVSDAKNEIMETFRPIAVTAVSALDGRNIDELVDLIRPLLPLDEPLWPDDILSTEPERFFVGEIIREKIFLMYGREIPYSTEVVIDEFKEQHENDPRRKELIRCSVIVERNSQKQIIVGAGGAALKKLGQAARKEIEELLDRPVYLEIFVKIRPDWRKKKNLLKSYGY, from the coding sequence GTGGAGCCATCGTCATTCTCATGCGGCCATGTCGCTTTCGTCGGAGCGCCGAATGCGGGCAAATCGACCCTGCTGAACCGTCTTCTGGACCACAAGCTATCGATTGTCACCCCAAAACCGCAAACAACAAGAAAAAAAATTACCGGTATTTACCACGACAGCGGCAGTCAGATCGTCATTCTCGACACTCCCGGCATCATGGAGCCGAAGCAGTCGCTGCACGAATCGATGCTCGAAATCACCCGACGGTCGTTGCGGGAGTGCGATCTCATCGTCGGCCTCATCCCGATGCAGAAAGGGGAAGAGCCCTTCGACAGGGCATTTGCCACGGAGCTGCTCGATCTATGGATTCGACCCTCCGGAAAACCCTTCATCATCGCCCTGAACAAGGCTGACCTCGTGCCGGAAAGCACCGTCAGCGATGCGAAGAACGAGATTATGGAAACCTTCAGGCCCATTGCGGTCACGGCAGTCTCGGCGCTCGACGGGCGCAACATCGATGAGCTGGTCGATCTCATCCGCCCGCTGCTTCCGCTCGACGAACCACTCTGGCCGGACGACATCCTCAGCACCGAGCCGGAGCGTTTCTTTGTCGGCGAGATCATCCGTGAAAAAATATTCCTGATGTACGGACGGGAAATCCCCTACTCGACCGAGGTGGTCATCGACGAATTCAAGGAACAGCACGAAAACGATCCCCGCCGCAAGGAGCTGATCCGTTGCTCCGTCATCGTCGAGCGCAACAGCCAGAAGCAGATCATCGTCGGCGCTGGCGGCGCGGCGCTCAAGAAGCTCGGTCAGGCGGCAAGAAAAGAGATCGAAGAGCTGCTCGACCGGCCGGTATACCTGGAAATTTTCGTTAAAATCCGCCCCGACTGGCGCAAGAAAAAGAACCTGCTAAAGAGCTACGGGTATTGA
- a CDS encoding IS5 family transposase: MKNINPLGFFDEHFLLERLTKLKDPLVKLETHIDWALFQPVLEIAFSKPANKSKMGRPPFDRTMMFKILILQSLYSLSDDQMEYQITDRLSFKRFLGLKSSDKVPDAKTIWHFRETLIREGLIEALFARFNQALDDQCIFANTGQIVDASFVEVPRQRNSRDENQQIKQGQTPEAWKANPNKLHQKDRDARWAKKNKMNFYGYKNHIKVDKGTKLISDYTVTDASVHDSQELETLLDQTDAGQPLYADAAYIGQEASIEQCGMTNNVHEKANKHHKLTETQKASNQEKTRHRARVEHIFGFLTNSMKAMYIRTIGYDRATAKIGLANLTYNMMRCVQLNKKVYNVFLWG; this comes from the coding sequence ATGAAGAACATCAATCCTCTGGGTTTTTTCGACGAGCATTTTCTCTTGGAACGCCTGACCAAGCTGAAAGATCCGCTGGTAAAGCTTGAAACACATATCGACTGGGCTCTCTTTCAGCCTGTCCTTGAGATCGCGTTCTCCAAGCCGGCCAACAAAAGCAAGATGGGACGTCCCCCGTTTGATCGCACCATGATGTTCAAGATTCTCATTCTGCAAAGCCTCTACAGCCTTTCGGACGACCAGATGGAGTACCAGATTACCGATCGTTTGAGTTTCAAGCGCTTTCTCGGGCTGAAATCGAGTGACAAGGTTCCCGATGCCAAAACCATCTGGCATTTCCGTGAAACCCTGATCCGGGAAGGGCTCATCGAGGCACTGTTTGCACGCTTCAATCAAGCCCTTGACGACCAGTGCATCTTTGCAAACACGGGTCAGATTGTTGATGCCAGTTTCGTTGAAGTACCCCGTCAGCGCAACAGTCGTGATGAAAACCAGCAGATCAAGCAGGGCCAGACCCCTGAGGCTTGGAAAGCTAATCCCAACAAGCTTCATCAAAAAGACCGTGACGCCCGTTGGGCCAAGAAAAACAAGATGAACTTCTACGGCTACAAGAACCATATCAAGGTTGATAAAGGAACCAAGCTTATCAGCGACTACACGGTAACCGATGCGTCAGTCCATGACTCCCAGGAACTCGAGACGCTTCTCGATCAAACTGATGCTGGACAGCCGCTGTACGCTGACGCAGCCTATATCGGCCAGGAAGCAAGCATCGAACAGTGCGGCATGACCAATAACGTCCATGAGAAAGCCAACAAACACCATAAGCTTACCGAGACCCAGAAAGCCTCAAATCAAGAAAAAACTCGTCATCGTGCCCGAGTGGAGCATATCTTCGGTTTTTTGACCAATTCGATGAAAGCCATGTACATCAGAACCATCGGCTACGATAGGGCAACGGCAAAGATTGGCTTGGCCAATCTGACCTACAACATGATGCGTTGTGTGCAGCTCAACAAAAAGGTTTACAACGTGTTTCTCTGGGGATAA